From a single uncultured Fretibacterium sp. genomic region:
- a CDS encoding WG repeat-containing protein has translation MSLKNGPGGSRYFWRLVLLVAVVSVSGWLFYRHGPDGLEFEWLMEPQFYDANSFYRGVAWVQEKEGGPYKLIDKKGRAVVSDFLASYIFANPFTSNLATFCGPGNLMGYVDLTGKVVVPPRYQYAGMIEEGVGVVKSGDLCGVIDEKGRIVLPIMYEEFIFIFDANLFGVKSGDKWGYVNGRNEAIRDFMFDKPSTSACPKGTCVAVLNGKSGLLDRKGRWVLPASYDVIYGVVRGEAKDNPKIGVCRDGKVGFVDMQGNTVIDFQFRGRGWRNCYRFSEGLASVAISDPWSTKDAFGVIDETGKVLFRFSEMPYGVFGDGYMLVQGNLRREQYKGMIVVRDDEATYSLIDRTGKRHPLPTWLEPMGGEVVNGTLLVRVRQKVQRYEDGKYGYLSIPTQ, from the coding sequence TTTTTGGCGCTTGGTGTTGCTGGTGGCGGTTGTGTCCGTTTCTGGCTGGTTGTTCTACCGCCATGGCCCCGATGGGCTGGAGTTCGAGTGGCTGATGGAACCCCAGTTCTATGATGCCAATTCGTTTTATCGGGGGGTTGCCTGGGTGCAGGAGAAGGAGGGCGGCCCGTACAAGCTGATAGACAAGAAGGGCCGTGCCGTGGTCTCGGATTTCCTTGCGAGCTATATATTCGCCAACCCTTTTACCAGCAATCTCGCGACTTTCTGTGGTCCCGGGAACCTTATGGGCTATGTGGACCTCACGGGGAAGGTTGTCGTCCCGCCTCGGTACCAATATGCCGGCATGATTGAGGAGGGGGTTGGTGTAGTGAAGAGCGGCGACCTATGCGGGGTCATTGATGAAAAGGGGCGGATCGTGCTGCCGATCATGTACGAGGAGTTCATCTTCATCTTCGACGCGAACCTGTTCGGGGTGAAGAGCGGGGACAAGTGGGGGTACGTGAACGGCAGGAACGAGGCAATTAGGGATTTTATGTTCGACAAGCCCTCCACGTCGGCTTGCCCCAAAGGGACCTGCGTCGCCGTTCTGAACGGCAAGAGCGGCCTGCTGGATAGGAAGGGACGTTGGGTCCTGCCCGCCTCGTACGACGTCATCTATGGTGTTGTACGAGGGGAGGCGAAGGACAACCCGAAGATCGGGGTCTGCCGCGACGGCAAGGTGGGGTTCGTGGACATGCAGGGCAACACGGTCATTGACTTTCAGTTCCGGGGCAGGGGTTGGCGGAATTGTTACCGTTTTTCCGAGGGGCTGGCGTCGGTGGCTATTTCAGACCCATGGAGCACGAAGGATGCGTTTGGAGTGATCGACGAGACGGGGAAAGTGCTTTTCCGATTTTCCGAGATGCCTTATGGCGTCTTCGGTGATGGGTATATGTTGGTGCAGGGGAATCTGAGGAGGGAGCAATACAAGGGGATGATCGTAGTCCGAGATGATGAGGCAACGTACAGCCTTATCGACCGAACGGGAAAACGTCACCCTCTGCCGACGTGGCTCGAGCCCATGGGAGGGGAAGTTGTGAACGGGACACTGCTGGTGAGGGTGAGGCAAAAGGTGCAACGGTATGAGGACGGGAAATACGGCTATCTGAGTATCCCCACGCAATAG